A window of Macrotis lagotis isolate mMagLag1 chromosome X, bilby.v1.9.chrom.fasta, whole genome shotgun sequence contains these coding sequences:
- the PHETA1 gene encoding sesquipedalian-1 — protein MKLNERSLAFYATCDSPADNAGFLYKRGERHPAYHRRWFVLKGNMLFYFEARASREPVGVIVLEGCTVELCEAPEEFAFAIRFAGARSRTYVLAADSQPAMEAWVKALSRASFDYLRLVVRELEQQLRRMRAGGGRGAEPPEPPEPPEPPRPGRSLPWAGPGENGCAEWSREPPGGPGATLPRTSPEGAPRPPPVPPRRKPSSGTSPSPLLVPETPFTPTASSFARLHDWYGREVRALREEWQQSRGQL, from the coding sequence ATGAAGCTGAACGAGCGCAGCCTGGCCTTCTACGCCACGTGCGACTCTCCCGCGGACAACGCGGGCTTCCTGTACAAGAGGGGCGAGCGGCACCCCGCCTACCACCGGCGCTGGTTCGTGCTCAAGGGCAACATGCTCTTCTACTTCGAGGCCCGTGCCAGCCGCGAGCCGGTGGGCGTCATCGTCCTGGAGGGCTGCACGGTGGAGCTGTGCGAGGCGCCCGAGGAGTTCGCCTTCGCCATCCGCTTCGCGGGCGCCCGCTCCCGCACCTACGTCCTGGCGGCCGACAGCCAGCCGGCCATGGAGGCCTGGGTCAAGGCGCTGTCCCGGGCCAGCTTCGACTACCTGCGGCTGGTGGTGCGGGAGCTGGAGCAGCAGCTGCGGCGGATGCGGGCGGGGGGCGGGCGGGGCGCCGAGCCCCCCGAGCCCCCCGAGCCCCCGGAGCCCCCGCGGCCGGGGCGCTCGCTGCCCTGGGCCGGCCCCGGGGAGAACGGGTGCGCAGAGTGGAGTCGGGAGCCCCCGGGCGGGCCCGGCGCGACCCTCCCCAGGACGAGCCCCGAGGGGGCCCCTCGGCCTCCCCCGGTCCCCCCTCGGCGGAAGCCCTCCTCGGGGACCAGCCCCAGCCCCCTGCTGGTCCCCGAGACCCCCTTCACCCCCACGGCCTCCTCCTTCGCTCGTCTCCACGACTGGTACGGCCGGGAGGTCCGGGCCCTGCGGGAGGAGTGGCAGCAGAGCCGGGGCCAGCTGTGA